Part of the Pseudobacteriovorax antillogorgiicola genome, TACCCACAGAATCAGCGGGTACTGGCAGTCTAGGTCCGGACTTTGGAAACCTTTCTGGATAGGCTTCAAAAGCTTGCTTGAGAACCGCAGCTCTCTTCTTAGCTACAGACTTATCTTTACCTTGATGAACAGTTTCAGGCGTCATCAAGCCAAGATTTATGTGTCGATGCTCAGTGTTGTACCAACCAAAAAACTTTTGCAAGCATTCACTAGCATCTTCTGGGCTCTCATACCAAGCTTTGAAGTAGCGATGGTATTTGAGTG contains:
- a CDS encoding integrase core domain-containing protein, giving the protein LKYHRYFKAWYESPEDASECLQKFFGWYNTEHRHINLGLMTPETVHQGKDKSVAKKRAAVLKQAFEAYPERFPKSGPRLPVPADSVGINVPVVRKSIPVLG